A single genomic interval of Desulfosoma caldarium harbors:
- a CDS encoding TlyA family RNA methyltransferase, which yields MKPRYERLDKILVQRGLVPSREKARGLILAGCVRVDGHTVTQCGRKIPENADVQVHGQDHPYVSRGGIKLAHALDHFNLNVAGLVVMDVGASTGGFTDCLLQRGALKVYAVDVGYGQLAWKLRQDPRVVVLERCNIRHLNPSAIPEPLDGAVVDVSFISLKQVLPKVVTFLKPESFLVALVKPQFEAGREHVNKGGVVKDATVHQAVCQAVANTVESLAFQILGIIPSPILGPKGNREFLLAAIHSPPAQSPVDHTGQFTADGP from the coding sequence ATGAAGCCCCGGTACGAGCGATTAGATAAAATTTTGGTGCAACGGGGCCTGGTTCCCAGCCGAGAAAAGGCTCGAGGGCTTATTCTGGCTGGGTGTGTGCGGGTGGATGGCCACACCGTCACTCAATGCGGGCGAAAGATTCCAGAAAACGCCGACGTTCAGGTTCATGGGCAGGACCATCCTTACGTGAGCCGAGGCGGTATCAAGTTGGCCCATGCGTTGGATCATTTCAACCTGAATGTGGCCGGTTTAGTGGTCATGGACGTGGGTGCTTCCACAGGAGGCTTTACGGACTGTCTGCTGCAACGGGGTGCCCTCAAGGTGTACGCCGTGGATGTGGGCTACGGCCAGTTGGCCTGGAAGCTGCGCCAGGATCCTCGAGTCGTCGTTTTGGAACGCTGCAACATCCGGCATCTGAACCCATCCGCCATACCGGAACCGCTGGATGGCGCCGTCGTTGATGTGTCTTTTATTTCACTGAAGCAGGTTCTTCCCAAAGTCGTGACGTTTTTGAAACCCGAATCATTTCTCGTGGCCCTCGTCAAACCTCAATTTGAAGCGGGTCGTGAACACGTGAACAAAGGCGGTGTGGTCAAGGACGCAACGGTCCATCAAGCCGTGTGCCAAGCGGTGGCTAACACCGTTGAATCCTTGGCATTCCAAATCCTCGGGATCATTCCTTCTCCGATTTTGGGGCCTAAAGGAAATCGAGAGTTTCTTCTGGCCGCAATACATTCGCCCCCAGCTCAGAGCCCTGTCGACCACACAGGCCAATTCACTGCAGATGGGCCATGA
- a CDS encoding 23S rRNA (pseudouridine(1915)-N(3))-methyltransferase RlmH, with amino-acid sequence MKIHFVFVGKTVFPEMQRGIDRYLKRLDHYVRVEVHVVRAERVGPKADEKMVLEKEGRRIVNLVSGRGVLIVWDEKGTALTSQEYAHVLQRLHHGGHDVWMILGGPLGLSHEVKRTAHHVFSLSAMTFPHDLARLMVAEQTYRALTILRGEPYHKS; translated from the coding sequence ATGAAAATTCATTTCGTCTTTGTGGGAAAAACCGTTTTTCCGGAAATGCAACGGGGTATCGACCGGTACCTGAAAAGGCTCGATCATTACGTGCGAGTGGAAGTGCATGTGGTGAGGGCCGAACGGGTCGGCCCCAAGGCCGACGAAAAGATGGTGCTGGAAAAAGAAGGGCGCCGCATCGTCAATCTGGTTTCAGGGCGCGGCGTCCTCATCGTCTGGGACGAAAAGGGCACGGCCTTGACTTCCCAAGAATACGCCCATGTCCTTCAGCGCCTGCACCATGGTGGACACGATGTGTGGATGATTCTGGGAGGGCCCTTGGGGCTATCCCATGAGGTCAAGCGAACGGCCCATCACGTGTTTTCTCTATCCGCCATGACCTTTCCTCACGACCTGGCGCGACTCATGGTGGCTGAACAAACCTATCGAGCCCTAACCATTCTTCGCGGTGAACCCTACCATAAATCGTGA
- a CDS encoding NifU family protein: protein MRDQVEKALAKIRPMLQRDGGNVELVDVEGSVVKVRLTGACHGCPMSQMTLKAGVERIIRQEVPSVTEVIAV from the coding sequence ATGCGCGATCAGGTTGAAAAGGCTTTGGCCAAAATTCGCCCGATGTTGCAAAGAGACGGCGGCAACGTGGAGCTTGTGGATGTGGAAGGGTCGGTGGTGAAGGTTCGGCTCACGGGAGCTTGCCACGGGTGCCCCATGAGCCAGATGACGCTCAAGGCGGGCGTGGAAAGAATCATCAGGCAGGAAGTGCCGTCTGTGACGGAAGTCATTGCCGTTTGA
- the hpt gene encoding hypoxanthine phosphoribosyltransferase has protein sequence MNAHRLVLKISKDEIQNRVRALAAQIASDYQGKDLVMVGVLKGAFIFLADLIRSLDMPVEVDFIRIASYGTSTESSGGITLSKDLECSIDGRDVLVVEDIVDTGLTMRWLMGHLQRRNPRTVKICALIDKYERRAVEMPVHYAGFRIPSGFVVGYGLDFAEKYRGLQGIYEVAFDAMVEGSHAG, from the coding sequence ATGAATGCTCACAGGCTGGTGCTCAAGATTTCTAAGGATGAGATACAGAACCGAGTCCGTGCCCTGGCCGCTCAAATCGCCAGCGACTATCAAGGCAAAGACCTTGTGATGGTGGGCGTCCTTAAGGGGGCTTTTATCTTCCTCGCGGATCTGATCCGCTCCCTGGATATGCCCGTGGAAGTGGATTTTATTCGCATCGCCAGCTATGGTACGTCCACGGAATCTTCCGGCGGGATCACTTTGTCCAAAGATTTGGAATGTTCCATCGACGGCCGTGACGTGCTCGTGGTGGAAGACATTGTGGATACGGGCCTGACCATGCGATGGCTCATGGGGCACCTGCAACGTCGCAACCCTCGCACGGTCAAAATCTGTGCCCTGATTGACAAGTATGAAAGGCGTGCCGTGGAAATGCCCGTGCACTACGCAGGCTTTCGCATTCCATCGGGTTTCGTCGTGGGCTACGGTTTGGATTTCGCCGAAAAATACCGGGGACTTCAAGGCATCTACGAGGTGGCGTTTGACGCCATGGTCGAGGGCAGTCATGCTGGTTAG
- a CDS encoding zinc-ribbon domain-containing protein, protein MLVSCELCGTKYRVDPKRLHKDKVKARCSRCGHTFVVRRPEEPEPDDFDPSLMAEEETRPSEHEDEEQHDADAAIPVTRPAPQVLRPFTPRERSASKRGILFAVLTIVLLAVAAATYYLYSKGLILQEKDKVEPSAVTSTGMPQVTIDPDIRAYFLENMSAGQIFVVEGKAVNESGGPVSFVLVEGKLYTTEKQPAQIQKAYCGNIMSREELMRLDMTQIQNVMMNREGKDLSNVHIPSMGKVPFMIVFYNLPELSLLSDYSVEVTNALAEK, encoded by the coding sequence ATGCTGGTTAGCTGTGAATTGTGCGGAACCAAGTACCGTGTGGATCCCAAGAGGCTTCACAAGGACAAGGTTAAAGCTCGCTGTAGCCGTTGCGGACACACTTTTGTGGTTCGGCGCCCCGAAGAGCCCGAACCGGATGATTTTGACCCGTCGCTCATGGCTGAAGAGGAAACAAGGCCTTCGGAACATGAGGACGAGGAGCAGCACGACGCCGATGCGGCCATCCCTGTGACTCGGCCCGCACCACAAGTTCTTCGGCCTTTCACGCCCCGGGAACGCTCTGCGTCCAAACGCGGCATCCTCTTTGCCGTTCTCACCATTGTTCTGCTGGCCGTGGCCGCGGCGACCTATTACTTGTATTCGAAGGGTTTGATCCTTCAAGAAAAGGACAAGGTCGAACCGAGCGCCGTGACGTCGACGGGAATGCCTCAGGTCACCATTGATCCGGACATTCGCGCCTATTTTCTGGAAAACATGTCGGCAGGCCAAATCTTCGTGGTGGAAGGCAAAGCGGTCAATGAATCGGGAGGCCCGGTGAGTTTTGTCCTCGTGGAGGGCAAGCTTTACACCACGGAAAAACAACCGGCTCAAATCCAGAAAGCCTATTGCGGCAACATCATGTCCCGGGAAGAACTCATGCGCCTGGACATGACACAGATTCAAAATGTCATGATGAATCGAGAAGGCAAAGATTTAAGCAACGTTCATATTCCGTCCATGGGCAAGGTGCCTTTCATGATTGTTTTTTATAACTTGCCCGAATTGAGCCTCCTGTCAGACTACAGCGTCGAAGTGACTAACGCTCTGGCGGAAAAATAA
- the serS gene encoding serine--tRNA ligase, with amino-acid sequence MLDLKFVRDNMERVAQMLQERHMDMDLESFRKLDEKRRALLKEVEQLKHERNRASEEIARRKREGAAAEDLLHAMKGVSQRIKELESELGGIEERFREILMFIPNMPHESVPVGADDSANPVVKTWGEPPRFDFEPKAHWDLGEALGILDFERAARMTGARFTLYWGAGAALERALISFMLDVHTTRHGYTEVLPPFMVNRTAMTGTGQLPKFEKDLFKLEGWDYFLVPTAEVPVTNIHMDETLEEDDLPKYYTAYTPCFRSEAGSYGKDTRGLIRQHQFNKVELVKLVKPETSYEELETLLDNAETILRELGLHYRVVVLCTGDLGFSAAKTYDIEVWLPGQNAYREISSCSNFEDFQARRANIRFRRKGKKKTELVHTLNGSGLAVGRTLVAILENYQQADGTVRIPEVLRPYMNGLERITSRR; translated from the coding sequence ATGCTGGATCTTAAGTTCGTGCGGGACAACATGGAACGGGTCGCCCAGATGCTTCAGGAGCGGCACATGGACATGGATTTGGAGTCGTTTCGAAAGCTGGATGAGAAGCGACGAGCCCTGCTTAAGGAAGTGGAACAACTCAAGCACGAACGCAACCGAGCTTCCGAGGAGATCGCGCGCCGAAAGCGCGAAGGAGCCGCAGCGGAAGATCTTTTGCACGCCATGAAAGGCGTGTCCCAGCGCATCAAGGAATTGGAATCTGAGCTGGGCGGCATCGAGGAGCGGTTTCGAGAAATTCTCATGTTCATTCCCAACATGCCTCATGAGTCCGTGCCCGTTGGGGCGGACGACAGTGCCAATCCCGTGGTCAAGACGTGGGGGGAACCGCCTCGGTTTGATTTTGAACCCAAAGCCCATTGGGACTTAGGCGAAGCCTTGGGCATCCTGGACTTCGAACGCGCCGCTCGCATGACGGGAGCTCGTTTCACGCTGTATTGGGGGGCCGGGGCCGCTTTGGAACGTGCCCTCATCAGCTTCATGCTCGATGTGCACACAACCCGTCATGGCTATACGGAAGTGCTGCCGCCTTTCATGGTCAACCGCACCGCCATGACCGGCACGGGTCAATTGCCCAAATTTGAAAAGGATCTCTTCAAGCTGGAGGGGTGGGATTATTTTCTCGTACCGACGGCCGAAGTACCCGTGACCAACATTCACATGGATGAAACCCTGGAAGAAGACGACCTGCCCAAATACTATACGGCCTACACGCCGTGTTTTCGATCGGAAGCGGGATCCTACGGCAAAGACACGCGGGGGCTCATTCGGCAGCATCAGTTCAATAAGGTGGAACTGGTCAAACTGGTCAAACCGGAAACGTCTTACGAAGAACTGGAAACCCTGCTGGATAATGCGGAAACCATCCTTCGAGAACTGGGGCTCCATTACCGCGTGGTGGTGCTGTGCACAGGGGATCTGGGATTTTCCGCCGCCAAAACCTATGACATCGAAGTGTGGCTTCCCGGGCAGAATGCGTACCGGGAAATTTCTTCATGTAGCAATTTCGAAGACTTTCAGGCTCGACGCGCCAACATTCGTTTCCGCCGCAAAGGCAAAAAGAAAACCGAATTGGTGCACACTCTCAACGGATCCGGTCTGGCCGTAGGCCGCACGCTCGTGGCAATTCTGGAAAACTATCAGCAGGCCGACGGAACGGTACGGATCCCAGAGGTCTTGCGTCCCTATATGAATGGTCTGGAACGCATCACATCTCGGCGTTAA
- a CDS encoding HU family DNA-binding protein, with the protein MTKSQLIEALARAEGITLKAAEVAVNVTFESMEKALIQGDRVEIRGFGSFKVKNYDGYKGRNPKTGELIEVRPKRLPFFKVGKELKERVDKR; encoded by the coding sequence ATGACCAAGAGTCAACTCATCGAAGCCCTGGCCAGGGCCGAAGGCATCACATTGAAAGCGGCCGAAGTGGCCGTCAATGTCACGTTCGAAAGCATGGAAAAGGCCCTCATTCAAGGAGATCGCGTAGAAATTCGAGGTTTTGGCAGTTTCAAGGTCAAAAACTACGACGGCTACAAGGGCCGAAACCCCAAGACAGGGGAACTCATCGAAGTGCGCCCCAAGCGGCTTCCGTTTTTCAAAGTCGGCAAGGAACTGAAAGAAAGAGTGGACAAACGATAA
- a CDS encoding glycosyltransferase family 9 protein translates to MVRESLPVGFWHQGALGDFVLFTPVLDAFQEVFPRVPLFLWTVPAYKDLLYGKPYCSALASCDGPFWQALFVDDAWASVPVPEALRRCQAFFWVGQKGALPIVDRLKERLTCPVYWLQSFPDSSPTLPVTEFMVQQMTALGLALPKRRPKLAADPEATKDVAAWLGQKNVPCKGYGVVHMGSGGLRKVWPISRWRSLIEVSSGFFGAPMVLLMGPADERLMPCVDAFSRTWGWPVYRSRDLRKLTALLRGARFFVGVDSGVSHVAAAMDVPSLVIFGPTNPAVWAPQGNHVWIYQDSWTPQEVFRDEKDPEGKVGADVLRCLQMVMGI, encoded by the coding sequence ATGGTTCGAGAATCTTTGCCAGTGGGATTTTGGCATCAGGGGGCTCTGGGAGATTTTGTGCTATTTACCCCCGTCTTGGATGCCTTTCAGGAAGTGTTTCCTCGCGTGCCCCTGTTTCTCTGGACGGTGCCGGCCTACAAAGACCTTCTGTATGGCAAGCCGTATTGTAGCGCTCTGGCCTCCTGTGACGGGCCCTTTTGGCAAGCTCTTTTTGTTGACGACGCCTGGGCATCCGTTCCGGTTCCGGAAGCCTTGCGCCGATGTCAGGCCTTTTTTTGGGTGGGACAAAAGGGGGCGCTGCCCATCGTGGATCGATTGAAGGAACGCCTAACCTGCCCCGTTTATTGGCTGCAATCCTTTCCCGACTCGTCGCCCACTTTGCCGGTCACGGAATTTATGGTGCAGCAGATGACCGCTTTAGGGCTGGCGCTGCCGAAACGGCGGCCAAAGCTGGCTGCCGATCCTGAGGCGACGAAGGATGTGGCGGCGTGGCTCGGTCAGAAGAATGTTCCGTGCAAGGGCTACGGCGTGGTGCACATGGGAAGTGGTGGGCTTCGAAAAGTCTGGCCCATATCCCGCTGGCGAAGCTTAATAGAAGTCAGCTCGGGCTTTTTCGGCGCGCCCATGGTTTTGTTGATGGGTCCGGCCGATGAAAGGCTCATGCCTTGCGTGGACGCGTTTTCCAGAACCTGGGGATGGCCCGTGTATCGCAGCCGTGACTTAAGGAAGTTGACGGCTTTGCTGCGTGGAGCGCGCTTTTTTGTGGGCGTTGATTCCGGCGTTTCTCATGTGGCCGCGGCCATGGACGTGCCCTCTCTGGTGATCTTTGGCCCGACCAACCCCGCAGTGTGGGCGCCACAGGGAAATCACGTGTGGATTTACCAGGACTCTTGGACTCCTCAGGAGGTCTTCCGCGACGAAAAAGACCCCGAAGGCAAAGTGGGCGCCGACGTGCTGCGGTGCCTTCAAATGGTCATGGGCATCTAG